In Actinomadura citrea, a single window of DNA contains:
- a CDS encoding dihydrofolate reductase family protein, which produces MDVSAMLEQYAYPETTPWLRANMIASLDGGIQYQGSTSALGYAGDWALMQRLRTLADVVIMGATTVREYGTYPAEASKLAIVSRSLRLDFDGPLFTEAPSPPVVITCGAAPAERLREAEKRAEVIVCGGDSTDMGMALQRLADKGYQRQLCEGGPVVLAQIAAAGWLHELCLTLSPVITAGDAARVLDGPVIDMQRMELCHAIQDENYLFLRYRMAQG; this is translated from the coding sequence ATGGACGTGAGCGCGATGCTTGAGCAGTACGCCTATCCGGAGACGACACCGTGGCTGCGGGCGAACATGATCGCGTCGCTTGACGGGGGGATCCAGTACCAGGGGAGCACCAGTGCACTCGGGTACGCGGGGGACTGGGCTCTCATGCAGCGGCTCAGGACGTTGGCCGACGTTGTGATCATGGGGGCCACGACCGTCCGGGAGTACGGGACGTATCCGGCGGAGGCGTCGAAGCTGGCGATCGTGTCGCGGAGCCTGCGGCTCGACTTCGACGGACCGCTGTTCACCGAGGCGCCCTCCCCGCCGGTCGTCATCACGTGCGGCGCGGCACCGGCCGAGCGTCTGCGCGAGGCCGAGAAGCGCGCTGAGGTCATCGTGTGCGGCGGTGACTCCACGGATATGGGCATGGCGTTGCAGCGGCTGGCCGACAAGGGTTACCAGCGGCAGCTCTGCGAGGGAGGCCCGGTCGTGCTCGCCCAGATCGCCGCCGCGGGTTGGCTGCACGAGCTGTGCCTGACGTTGAGTCCGGTCATCACCGCCGGCGACGCCGCCCGCGTTCTGGATGGTCCGGTCATCGACATGCAGCGCATGGAGCTTTGCCACGCGATCCAGGACGAGAACTATCTGTTCCTGCGGTACCGCATGGCCCAGGGCTAG
- a CDS encoding SAM hydrolase/SAM-dependent halogenase family protein — protein sequence MPQSRPFVSLATDFGAAYTAICAGVVYGIAPDANVLVLSDEITPFDVREGAMLLRQALPYLPVGVHVGIVDPGVGTSRRPLAIVTGRGDVLVGPDNGLLVPAAEALGGIAGAYALENPAYRLPGVSTSFHGRDVFAPAAAHVAAGVDAADLGASVEPLPLDVPPPVIRPGELTVPVLYTDRFGSQVLGAERGDLAAAFGTLEPGTPLDVEWNVADAPSRTIRVPFQLTFGSVAVGEPLLWTDSSGWLALGVNQGRAIEVLGLAGARTLTLRAVPHP from the coding sequence ATGCCGCAAAGTCGTCCGTTCGTCAGCCTGGCGACCGACTTCGGTGCGGCGTACACGGCGATCTGCGCGGGGGTGGTGTACGGGATCGCTCCGGACGCGAACGTGCTGGTGCTCAGCGATGAGATCACGCCGTTCGACGTGCGGGAGGGGGCGATGCTGCTGCGGCAGGCGCTGCCGTACCTGCCGGTGGGCGTGCACGTCGGGATCGTGGATCCGGGGGTGGGCACGTCGCGCCGGCCCCTGGCGATCGTGACGGGCCGCGGTGACGTGCTGGTCGGGCCCGACAACGGGCTGCTGGTGCCGGCGGCGGAGGCGCTGGGCGGGATCGCCGGGGCGTATGCGCTGGAGAACCCGGCCTACCGGCTTCCGGGGGTCTCGACGTCGTTCCACGGGCGTGACGTGTTCGCTCCCGCGGCCGCGCACGTCGCGGCGGGGGTGGACGCGGCGGATCTCGGTGCGTCCGTCGAGCCGCTGCCGCTGGACGTCCCGCCCCCGGTGATCCGGCCCGGCGAGCTGACCGTTCCCGTGCTGTACACCGACCGGTTCGGAAGCCAGGTGCTGGGCGCGGAGCGCGGCGACCTGGCGGCGGCGTTCGGCACGCTGGAGCCGGGCACCCCTCTCGACGTGGAGTGGAACGTTGCAGACGCACCGTCCCGGACGATCCGCGTCCCGTTCCAGCTCACCTTCGGCAGCGTCGCGGTCGGGGAGCCGCTGCTGTGGACCGACTCGTCCGGATGGCTCGCCCTGGGCGTCAACCAGGGACGCGCCATCGAAGTCCTCGGCCTGGCCGGCGCGCGGACCCTCACTCTGCGCGCGGTGCCGCATCCATGA
- the folP gene encoding dihydropteroate synthase: MAIINRTPDSFHDRGRTFALDKALIAVENALVHGADWLDIGGVPFAPGPPVSVEEEIDRVVPVVEGARSRTDAVISVETYRPEVARAAFAAGADVLNNTSGLHDPALADVVAEAGATLIITHSLADPRTPYPRPQYDDVVTEVAEFLRQRVALAEKHGVPADRIVIDPGHDLNKNTYHSLELTRRLPEIAQIGYPMLVAVSNKDFIGETLKRDQQDRIEGTIATLVVSILSGARIVRVHDVTEAKQAVNMVESILGWRPPAYVRHNLV, encoded by the coding sequence ATGGCGATAATCAACCGCACCCCCGATTCATTCCACGACCGGGGCCGCACATTCGCCCTGGACAAGGCTTTGATCGCGGTAGAGAACGCGCTCGTCCATGGAGCCGACTGGCTGGACATCGGCGGTGTCCCCTTCGCTCCGGGGCCCCCGGTGAGCGTCGAAGAAGAGATCGACCGCGTGGTGCCGGTCGTCGAGGGCGCCCGCTCCCGCACGGACGCGGTGATCTCCGTCGAGACGTACCGCCCCGAGGTCGCCCGCGCCGCCTTCGCCGCCGGCGCCGACGTCCTGAACAACACGAGCGGACTGCACGACCCCGCCCTCGCCGATGTGGTCGCAGAGGCCGGTGCGACCCTCATCATCACCCACAGCCTCGCCGACCCCCGGACTCCCTACCCTCGTCCGCAGTACGACGACGTGGTCACCGAGGTCGCCGAGTTCCTGCGTCAGCGGGTCGCCCTGGCCGAGAAGCACGGTGTGCCGGCGGACCGGATCGTCATCGACCCCGGCCACGACCTGAACAAGAACACCTATCACTCACTCGAACTGACTCGCCGTCTCCCGGAGATCGCACAAATCGGCTACCCGATGCTCGTCGCGGTCTCCAACAAGGACTTCATCGGCGAGACCCTGAAACGAGACCAGCAGGACCGCATCGAGGGCACCATCGCCACCCTCGTCGTCTCCATCCTGAGCGGGGCACGCATCGTGCGAGTTCACGACGTCACAGAGGCAAAGCAAGCGGTGAACATGGTCGAGAGCATCCTCGGCTGGCGTCCCCCCGCCTACGTCCGTCACAACCTCGTCTAG
- a CDS encoding ABC transporter substrate-binding protein has product MATLAGAAALALAVSACAPQDEESNASASKSPASCAKDKLPLKSPGKLTVATDKPAFEPWFKDDDPSNGQGYEGAVAYAVAGKLGFTKDQVVWKTQSFESSYAPGPKTFDFDINQISVTPAREKAVAFSDGYYDVQQGIVTLKGGKFENAKSVAELGKARIAVQVGTTSLQAVKNQIKPADEPKIFNTQIDAVNALKNKQVDVLVVDLPTAFYVTAAQIDDSKIVGQLPQSQGGSAEHFGLLMERGSGLAGCLNQAIGQLKSSGELAKIQQQWLTASAGAPVLK; this is encoded by the coding sequence GTGGCAACGCTCGCCGGCGCCGCCGCGCTCGCCCTCGCCGTCAGCGCCTGCGCTCCGCAGGACGAAGAATCCAACGCCTCGGCGAGCAAGAGTCCCGCCTCCTGCGCCAAGGACAAACTGCCGCTGAAGTCCCCCGGCAAGCTCACCGTCGCGACCGACAAGCCGGCGTTCGAACCGTGGTTCAAGGACGACGACCCGTCCAACGGGCAGGGCTACGAGGGCGCCGTCGCCTACGCGGTCGCCGGGAAGCTCGGCTTCACCAAGGACCAGGTGGTCTGGAAGACCCAGTCGTTCGAGTCGTCGTACGCCCCGGGGCCGAAAACCTTCGACTTCGACATCAACCAGATCTCCGTCACCCCGGCACGCGAGAAGGCGGTCGCGTTCAGCGACGGCTACTACGACGTGCAGCAGGGCATCGTGACGCTCAAGGGTGGCAAGTTCGAGAACGCCAAGTCCGTCGCGGAGCTGGGCAAGGCGCGCATCGCGGTCCAGGTCGGGACGACGTCGCTGCAGGCAGTGAAGAACCAGATCAAGCCCGCCGACGAGCCGAAGATCTTCAACACGCAGATCGACGCGGTGAACGCGCTGAAGAACAAGCAGGTGGACGTGCTGGTGGTCGACCTGCCGACCGCCTTCTACGTCACCGCCGCGCAGATCGACGACTCCAAGATCGTCGGTCAGCTGCCGCAGTCGCAGGGCGGCTCCGCCGAGCACTTCGGGTTGCTCATGGAGCGGGGCAGCGGGCTCGCCGGCTGCCTCAACCAGGCGATCGGGCAGCTGAAGTCCTCCGGTGAGCTGGCGAAGATCCAGCAGCAATGGCTGACCGCGTCGGCCGGCGCGCCCGTCCTGAAGTGA
- a CDS encoding amino acid ABC transporter permease, with amino-acid sequence MADRVGRRARPEVTAQAGGQTAWVKSERQRERERRRRRADVRSGSVAAASTVLCVAVLVVVVVGSPGWPRVHETFFNWGELTGAFPDVLRGFWLNVRIFLIAEVAILVLGLLVALARGLRTPLLFPLRALAVAYTDVFRGIPTILLVYLVGFGLPALRLQGVPESPAVLGGFALVLSYGAYVAEVFRAGIDSIHPSQRAAARSLGLSKAQSLRYVVLPQAVRRVVPPLLNDFASLQKDTALVAVLGPLEALRQAQIHSAETFNYTPYLATAVLFVALTVPMARFTDHLAARAERRRAPGGGR; translated from the coding sequence ATGGCTGACCGCGTCGGCCGGCGCGCCCGTCCTGAAGTGACCGCGCAGGCGGGCGGCCAGACCGCCTGGGTCAAGAGCGAGCGGCAGCGCGAACGGGAGCGCCGGCGCCGCCGCGCCGACGTCCGCTCCGGGTCGGTGGCCGCGGCCTCGACGGTGCTGTGCGTCGCGGTCCTGGTGGTCGTGGTCGTGGGGTCGCCGGGCTGGCCGCGCGTGCACGAGACGTTCTTCAACTGGGGCGAGCTCACCGGCGCGTTCCCGGACGTGCTGCGCGGCTTCTGGTTGAACGTGCGGATCTTCCTGATCGCCGAGGTGGCGATCCTGGTGCTGGGGCTGCTGGTGGCGCTCGCGCGGGGGCTGCGGACCCCGCTGCTGTTCCCGCTGCGGGCGCTGGCCGTCGCCTACACCGACGTGTTCCGCGGCATTCCGACGATCCTGCTGGTGTACCTGGTCGGGTTCGGGCTCCCGGCGCTGCGGTTGCAGGGCGTCCCCGAGAGCCCGGCGGTGCTGGGAGGGTTCGCGCTCGTCCTCTCCTACGGGGCCTATGTCGCGGAGGTGTTCCGGGCGGGGATCGACTCCATCCACCCCAGCCAGCGCGCCGCGGCCCGATCGCTCGGCCTCAGCAAGGCCCAGAGCCTGCGGTACGTGGTGCTGCCGCAGGCGGTGCGCCGGGTCGTCCCGCCGCTGCTCAACGACTTCGCCTCGCTGCAGAAGGACACCGCGCTGGTCGCGGTGCTCGGCCCGCTGGAGGCGCTGCGTCAGGCGCAGATCCACTCGGCCGAGACCTTCAACTACACCCCCTACCTGGCCACGGCGGTGCTGTTCGTCGCGCTGACGGTGCCGATGGCCCGGTTCACCGACCATCTCGCGGCGCGCGCCGAACGCCGCCGCGCTCCCGGAGGCGGCCGATGA